The following DNA comes from Ornithobacterium rhinotracheale DSM 15997.
GTTTGATGATTGGAGGTAGAGTTGGTTTTGGTTTCGGAGAATACTTTGAGCTTAGAGCACTTTACGAAAAATCAGTAGATCTTAAGTCTGAAATTGATAAACTTGATATCAAAGGAAAAGACTGGGAAGAGTTCACTAAAAAATTCCAATCTAGAAATGTAGATGTAGAAAGAATTGGAGGTGAAATGAAAGCTAACATCCCTACAGGTGGTGCTTTAGCTCCGTATGTGACTTTAGGTTCTGGAGTTCAGAAACTTAAGCATGATGGTTTGAAAGACGAGCAAATTTACTTAAGCTTAGGTCTAGGTACTAAAGTTAATTTAAGCGATCGTGTTGTTTTAAACCTAGAAGGTAAAAACACAGCTTACAACTTGAATAAAGCAAATGTTTTATACCAAGAAGCTGGTAAGTCTGAGCTAGAAAAAGCCCTAGGAGATTCTAAAGATGATAGAATGTACAACTGGTCTGTATTGGCAGGTTTACAATTCTATTTAGGAGGTAGAGAGCCTGGAACTCTTACTGAATTAGATAGAGCTTATTTAAGAAAATTCTCAGGAGGTCTTAGTGGATTCAAATTTGTTGTAGAGCCAGGAGTTGCTCAAATTAAATTCAACGATGATTTGAACCTTAGAGATACTTACCTAGTAGGGGGTACTGCAGGATTTGATTTCAACCAATTCATCGGATTGAGAGGTTTCTATTACCAAGCAACTCAAAACGAAGAATTTAAAAAATTCGATGATTTAGCAATGTATGGTGCTGACATCGTTGCTAGATTGAATGTAGCAAGAGGATTGACTCCATACCTTACTTTAGGTGGAGGTTACTTGAACGCTTACTCTAGCTATGAAGGAGAAAAACCATCTTTGGTAGATCCAAGCAGCTACTTCGTTAAAGGAGGTTTAGGGTTGAATGTTCCTCTAGGACAATACTTAGATGTGTTTGGTGCAGCAAACTTGCTTTACACTACTAATATAAAAGATGCTAATAACTTGAAAAATATCCAAGCTCCAAGCGAACTTAAACAAAGCCAAATGTACAATGTTGGTTTAAGAATCAAATTAGGAGCTACAGCTAATGAAGATGCTGTTCTTGAAAGAAAATTAAGATCAGATAACAAAGTTTACCAAGATAGAATCGATGAGCTAGAAGCTGAATTGAGAAAGGCTTACGACGAAAATGATTCTGATAAAGCAGTTCGTGTAATCAAAGAAAAACAACAAATAGAAAAAGGTTACAAAAACTCAGGTAAAGTTGTTTTAACTCCTCAAGAATTACAAGAATTAGTTGAAAACACAATCGATGAGGTAAACGAAGAGTACAGCAACCAAAAAGCTAAACAAAATCAACAAGATGTAAATCAAAGAATTGATAGATTAGAAAGACTATTGCTTGAAGTAAATAGAAAAGACTATAACAACTATCAAGGAGGTAATTTACAAAACTCAGCTACTCAAGAAATTTTAAACGAGTTAAGACAACTTAATAACAAAGTAGATCAAAACTCTAATAGAATTGCTAGCTTAGCAGGAGTTGCAGACGATAACACTGTAGTTGTAGTGCCAGCTCAAAACGCACAGCCAGTACAGCAACAAGCTCAACCAGTACAAGCAGCACCAGCAGCTACAAACACTCCAGCAGTTGTAACTAACGAGGAAGGAGAAACAGGTGTTGTGAAATCTATGTTTGTGAACGAAGGTATTTCAGTTGATGCTGGAGTTATTTTCGGAGGTGGAACTTCAGGTGAAATCGGAATCAGAGGACACTACGGGTTCACTAACTCAAACTGGGAATTCCAACCAAGCCTTTATGTAGGTGTTGCAGGTGACGGTGCTTTTGGTGCTAACGCTAATGCAATCTACAAATTTAACATTGATAGAGGATTTATCGTTCAGCCTTATTTAGGTGCTGGTCTAGGTTACAACAAATTAGATGATGATTCTAGCTTTGGAGCTAACTTAGTAGTTGGTACTTCATTCAATGTATTGAATGGTAAATTGTATGTTGATTACACCGCTTTAAATCTTGCAGATTTCAACAAAATCTCTGTAGGTTACAAATTCGGATTATAATCAATAAACAACATTTAAACGAAACATTATGAATAAATATAAAGTTTTAGGTCTTAGCTTTTTGCTAGCAATCGGTTTCACTGGTAATGCTCAACAAAACAAAAAGAGCAAACAAAAATATTCAGCTGATAGCCAGATTGTGATGTCAAAAGATGAGCTTAAATCTTTCTTGAAAATGGTAGCAGAAAAAAGAATTGAGCAAATCAAAAGATTTGAAAAGCAAGATTCTATTAGCTACTATGTAGGTAGCTTCAGCGAAGTGCCTGCACAAAAATCACAAAAGGCTAAAAAGTCTTGTGGTTCTTGCCAAAAGAATGATTTAGCTAGTCAAGTACAAAAAGTTAATGACAGATTAGACAATCTTATGCTAGCTTTGATTGGAAAAGGAGGAGCGTCTAATGTAGTAGTGCCAGGACAAGGTAGCACTACCTCTTATTTAGACAACGGAACTTCTTCTCAAATCTCAGCCTTGGAGCAAAAGCTAGATTCTCTTAAGAGATTACAGAGTTCATTCAACAACTCTACATCTACCATCTCTCCAGAGCGTCGTTCAGCTTTAGAAGAGTTACTAGCGAAGTACAAAAACTTCAAAAGACAAGTTTATTTTGCAAATAACTCTTATGCCGTTTCTAGCGATGACATTGCTTACATCAATGATGTGGCAAAAGTGCTTAAACAAAACCCAGAACTTTCTGTAGTCCTTGAAGGATACGCAAGTAATGTAGGTAGCGTTGAGTATAACAATCAACTTTCTATGAAACGCGCAGAAGCGATTACTAAAGCCTTGGTTGATAGAGGAA
Coding sequences within:
- a CDS encoding outer membrane beta-barrel protein, whose amino-acid sequence is MKKTIICSALAFLGIQANAQVEDVSVTLSPTASYNWFDNNSAIKDGLMIGGRVGFGFGEYFELRALYEKSVDLKSEIDKLDIKGKDWEEFTKKFQSRNVDVERIGGEMKANIPTGGALAPYVTLGSGVQKLKHDGLKDEQIYLSLGLGTKVNLSDRVVLNLEGKNTAYNLNKANVLYQEAGKSELEKALGDSKDDRMYNWSVLAGLQFYLGGREPGTLTELDRAYLRKFSGGLSGFKFVVEPGVAQIKFNDDLNLRDTYLVGGTAGFDFNQFIGLRGFYYQATQNEEFKKFDDLAMYGADIVARLNVARGLTPYLTLGGGYLNAYSSYEGEKPSLVDPSSYFVKGGLGLNVPLGQYLDVFGAANLLYTTNIKDANNLKNIQAPSELKQSQMYNVGLRIKLGATANEDAVLERKLRSDNKVYQDRIDELEAELRKAYDENDSDKAVRVIKEKQQIEKGYKNSGKVVLTPQELQELVENTIDEVNEEYSNQKAKQNQQDVNQRIDRLERLLLEVNRKDYNNYQGGNLQNSATQEILNELRQLNNKVDQNSNRIASLAGVADDNTVVVVPAQNAQPVQQQAQPVQAAPAATNTPAVVTNEEGETGVVKSMFVNEGISVDAGVIFGGGTSGEIGIRGHYGFTNSNWEFQPSLYVGVAGDGAFGANANAIYKFNIDRGFIVQPYLGAGLGYNKLDDDSSFGANLVVGTSFNVLNGKLYVDYTALNLADFNKISVGYKFGL
- a CDS encoding OmpA family protein, with product MNKYKVLGLSFLLAIGFTGNAQQNKKSKQKYSADSQIVMSKDELKSFLKMVAEKRIEQIKRFEKQDSISYYVGSFSEVPAQKSQKAKKSCGSCQKNDLASQVQKVNDRLDNLMLALIGKGGASNVVVPGQGSTTSYLDNGTSSQISALEQKLDSLKRLQSSFNNSTSTISPERRSALEELLAKYKNFKRQVYFANNSYAVSSDDIAYINDVAKVLKQNPELSVVLEGYASNVGSVEYNNQLSMKRAEAITKALVDRGISRDRLYSAFFGIDKGVPAAKARRVDMTVVIK